The Thalassotalea sediminis genome includes the window CAGAGCACAAGGCATGCCAAAGAAATTAAATCAATTTAAACAACAGGTTACATAACTAGATGACTCTAAAGTCCGCAATATTTACATGCTAATTGTAAGTTTTACTCGCTTTATTGCAGTCTAACTTTTCACATTTCTGATAGCTTTATGACATAAGAAAGGTGTAACCGCTTTACTATCTAATTAAGAATAAGTATCATTTACAACTCGTTAATTCTTATTAGCTCAATACACTTAAAAAGGAATCTATATCGTATGCAGTTTTTCACGCAAAAATGCAGCTACATGCTCAAATCATTCATGCTGTGTACAGCACTTTTCACCGTTACTGCGCAGGCTAATGGCCCAGTTGGCGAACATGTTAATCACCTATCTAAAAATTTACCTACTTATGAAAAAGAAGTGCACTGGTTAATTGAAAAAGTTGACACTATTGTTAACCGTTATGAAAAACAAGGTGCAAAAGCTGCTCATACAGATGCCGTTGTAGAACACTGGGAAGCTGTTAAGTTTCATGCCGCTATAGAGTCAAACTATGTGTTAATTTATGCGTCAATTTGGCAAGGGTTGTTTGCCGTTAAAGAAGCTATCGACAACGAGCAACCGATAGAAAAAGTAAAAAAAGAACAAAAAACATTGAATCATGCATTATGGCAAGGTTTAGGCGCTGTCAAAATGGCTGCAACGTTTCAAGATAAAGGTTTACTAGCAGAAATTAAGATTAGAGAAGGCGCACCTACTAATTCTATTGAAGCATTAGATACGATCAATACACGTCTAAATAGCGTTGTCGCTAAATACGCAGAAAAGTTAAATGATACTTCAGTAAAAATGGTAGCTGAGACTTACTTAAATTTATTTGAAGGTGTTGAAGGAGAACTAATTGCCTTAGATGCCAATTTAGTAGAAGATCTAGAAAAAGATTTCAATGTCACATTACCTAAAGCTATCAAATCGAAAGCAAGTGTTGAAGAGGTACGCAAAATAATCGCGGCCATGACAACAAAGGTGACCAAAGCACGCACCTTAATTAAAGACAAAGCGGCACAAAAGAAGGACGTATTTTAAGCATGCAGCGTAGAACATTCCTACAAACGCTTTCACTCGCTAGTTTAGCAGGCACTATACCAAGTATTTCGTTTAACACATTCGCCAATACATTAAGTGGCGAGTCGGTTAAAGACTTACCTCCTCTTCAAGGTGAACTAACATTATATCTTGGACGTGGGGAAGGTGGGCTGTATGAAGATGTTCTCAATGCGATTAAAAAACGAAACCCTGAATTTACATTAAAGATCAGACGAGGTCCAACAGCTGCGCTCGCCAATATGCTACTTGCTGAAGCAAAAGCGGGCGTTTCTCGTGCTGATCTTTTCTGGGCGGTCGATTCAGGCGCAATAGGTCAAGTTGCAAATGCTGGTTTAGCAAAACCATTACCTGCTGAAATTATGCAACAATTTTCACCCGAATTTCGTTTTAATAATTGGGCGCCGGTCAGTGGCCGTATTCGCACATTACCCTATAATCCAAGCAAAGTTGGTAATAAACAGCTACCAAAAAGCATTATGGAGCTGCCAAATTGTGACCTATCTATAGCATGGGCACCGGCTTATGCTTCATTCCAATCTTTTGTTACTGCCATGCGCCTTATAGAAGGTGAAGAAGCAACGCTGCAATGGCTTACAGCCATGAAACGCAAAGCGAGAAAATATGCAGGTGAACTTGGTGTCGTAATGGCAGTTGAACGCGGAGAAGCCGACATTGGTTTAGCAAATCACTATTACACATTGCGTTTAAAAGCGGGAAAACCCGATGCGAATTTACAACTTGCCTTTACCAATAATGATGCTGGCTGTTTAGTGAACGCTTCAGGCGTGATCAGTCTTACCGAGAACAAGACAGCTGTAGACTTTATACGTTATTTACTGACAACAGAAGTTCAGACGTATTTAGCTAATGAGGCGTACGAAATACCGCTCGCAGGCAATGTAGTGCCACCTAGAGGTATTCCAGCGCTTGATAAAATATCCCCGCCACAAATCGACTTAACAAAATTAGCTGACTTAAGGCCCACGCTCAGTTTAATACGTAAAGCTGGCGTATTATGAATACCTGGCCAAAATCATATATCGTTGCCGCGTTGATTGCAGCGACGGCACTTTTTCCTGTTGGGGTATTGTTATCTTTAGCCGCTGACAGCACACAAGTTTTCGATGCCTATAATATTCAAGTATTAGTAAATACAGTATTACTGATGTTAATAACGGCTTGTGGCGCGGTTTTATTAGGCGTACCACTCGCCATTTTACTCACTTACGTACAAATACCTTGGAAAAAGTTTTGGTTAGTCTTATTAGCAGCACCCTTAGCGATGCCCAGTTACCTTGGCGCATTCACCTTTTATGCTGCCTTTGGTTATAGTGGTGAAATAAGTCAACTTACCGGCATAGAAACACCAACATTTGAAGGTTTGTTTGGCGCAAGTGTCATTATGATACTTTATACCTACCCTTTTGTTTTACTTAGTACTAGAGCAGCATTGAGTAGTTTAGATGCCAGCCAAGTTTATGCGGCAAGAACTTTAGGTATGTCATTATTCAAAAGTTTGTGGCATATCGCCTTGCCTCGTGTTGCGAACGGGATAGCGGCAGGTGCTTTACTTGCCTCATTGTATGCGCTCTCTGATTTTGGTACGCCCGCTTTTATGGGGTTAGATACTTTCACACGCGTTATCTACGTTGAGTACAACGCCTTTGGTTTAAGCCAAGCAGCAATGCTGTCATTACAACTTCTCGTGATAGTAGCATTAGTGTTATATCTTGAGTCTCGCGTAAAGGGAAGCCAAGAACCTCCGGGTAGGCATTTACTTTTTTGGCCTAATAAAAAGCAAACATTGCTCATGATTACTGCGATAATACCGGTAATTCTACTTGCTATCGTGTTACCCATCGGCATCTTTAGCCTTTGGTTATGGCGAGACGGTTTAGGTAACTTTGAATTAGCGTATGCGTGGCACTCAGCACAAGCTTCCATGTTAGCAGCAGCCGCTGCGATGATCATAGCATTACCCTTAGCACATGCGTCTTTGAGAGGTAAAGCGGGACGATTAATGGAACGTATCGTGTTTGTCGGCTTTGGCATACCAGGTATTGTCATGGGAACTGCACTGGTTTATGTTGGCTTACAGCTTCCCTTTTTATATCAAACACTAGGGCTGCTAGTCGTTGCCTATTTACTGCGTTTTTTACCGCTAGCTATCGGTAGCATTAGAACAGCTACCGAAAATTTGGACACAACAACGGTAAACGCTGCTCGCATTTTAGGTGCCAGTCCAAATGAGGCATTTCGACGCATCACACTCCCATTAACCATGCGCGGTGTAATTGCCGGTGGTGCATTAGTTTTTTTAGAGGCCATGCGCGAACTTCCAGCAACCTTGCTATTAGGACCTACAGGCTATGAAACATTAGCAACCTATTTATGGCGCGTTTATGAAGCAGGCTATTTTGGTTTAGCAGCTATTCCAGGGCTACTGCTTATTTTTATTTCCGCACTTGGTTTAATACTGATGCTTACTGGCGAGCGTTTTAACGATCTTGAATTAAATAAGGAATCAAAGGCTAGATGATTGAAGTTACCGATTTAGGTGTTAATTATGGTGAAAATACGGTCATTGAAGATCTCTCTTTTTCTTTAGCACATAAAGAAATTCTTATGCTCGTTGGCCCTACGGGTTGTGGTAAATCGACAATATTAAAAGCGATTGCCGGTTTACTTCCTATTTCTTCAGGACAGATTTCACACGGCAACTGGGTTGCAACTGCGAAACATCACATTGCGCCAGAAAAACGCAAACTAGGCATGGTCTTTCAAGACTTTGCCTTGTTTCCTCACCTAACCGTTTTGGAAAATGTCAGCTTTAGGTTAAAAAGTTTAGATAAGGCAGAGCATTGGCTCAATATGCTAGGGTTAAGCAACTTTAAAGATGTAAAGCCCAATCAGTTATCAGGCGGACAAAAGCAACGCGTTGCACTTGCGCGCACATTAGCGCACGAGCCGGAATTAGTCCTGTTAGATGAACCCTTATCAAGTCTTGATGCGGCTCTGAAAGATGAACTGCGTTGGGAAATTCGTTACGCATTAAAGAAAGCGGGCGTCCCTGCGATTTGGGTAACCCATGATCAAGAAGAAGCGCTATCAATTGGTGATAAAGTCGGTGTGTTACAACAGGGTAAACTCGCACAGTTGTCCGATCCGCAAACGTGTTACGCCCGTCCAGCAGACCGCTTTGTTGCACGTTTTCTCGGTGATGCAAACTTTATTCAAGGCAATTACTCAAATGTTGAGCACGTAGTGACGAGTGTTATGGGTAAATCATTCGTGCATAGTACTGACAATCTTGATAAAAATGTTGAATTATTAGTAAGACCAGAAGAGCTAACCTTGCAATCGAATGAAAACGGCATCGGTACGATCGTTTGGTCACGCTTTGAAGGTAAGAGCCGCTTATTCTTAGTAGAACTTGCAACTGGCGAACGACTTAGAGTAAGAGAACGTAACACGTTACAACTTGAAACAGGTCAACGCGTTAGCTTAGCAATAAGAACCACCACAAAATTAAATGCTTATAATTTAAACAAATAGTAGCTATAAATATATCTGTAGTGCGAGGCTAAATTGAATGGTAAAAAGGGATACAAACATCGGTAAACATGTGCTTAGGCCGCAATTGAAAAACACGTTCAGTAAGGTGAGCTCCTTTAATACGGTCAATACGAAAAACACGAGACGCATTTCGCAAATGATCCCATGCAATAATATACCATATTGGCCAGTTTAATAAGATAAACTGAGCCTCTATCTCTCGTTGTGTATTAATTCCTGCTTCTGAGGTGTACTCAATCGACAAGCTTTTTCTTTGTAAAAAAGATGTCGCCACACGTTCAGAAATATATGATTCGGGTGCTGAATAATGTGAAACCACGTTTGCGCCTGCATTGTCACCTAACATTATCCGCTTACGAATATTGCTTACTGCACTTCGTTGCTTTTCAGGAAAGGCTTGAAAAAGTTTTTGCTTAATTGCTTTCAAATTATTGGTCAGCAGTGGTGAATTCAGTGACTCCATAATGGCTAAAGACAAAATCAACTCGACAACTTCTTGATGGTTTAATTGTAAGCGCTCAATTCCCCAACGACCATTTAAGCGAATACCTCCTCCACGTCCTCTATCAGAATCGATGGGATAACCTGCCGCTCGTAGTTCTGCAATTTCGCGCATCAATGTTCGCTGACTTATACCCAATTGTTCACGTAACTGGGAAGTTTTCCAATGTTCTTCAGAGCGCAGCAAACCAATAAGGCGATTACGACGTTCTGTACGATGTTCAAAGCTTGTATTAGTCATTATTTTAATATGCCAAATAATGACATAAATTACCATATAGTTTCATCACGTTAGACGCGACTTGTAGCATGAGTTAAGTCTAAATTCTTTAAATTTCAACGTATAATGAAAAGGAAACCGAGAATGAAACACTATTTCAATTCCATGAGCAGAGGGATCACAACTGACTGGATGCTTAAAGAGCTTGATGTACAACATGAACAAGTTATCGTTGACTTTGAGCGTGGTGAAAACAACCTCCCAGCGTTTAGAAAAATTAACCCAATGGGTAAACTTCCAGCCCTAGTAGATGGTGATACCATCATCACTGAAGTTGCTGCTATTTGCACCTACCTTGCAGATAAATATCCGGAAAAAAAACTTGCTCCTGAAATTGGTACTACTGCGCGAGGCACTTATTATCGTTACCTCTTTGTTACTGGCAATACACTTGAACCTGCATTTTCACTAGCAGCTTATGATATGGAGCACCCAGCGCCAAATACAGTAAGTTGGGGAGACATGCCACGTATTTTGGCAACGATAGAGGCAATGACACCTGAAAGTGATTGGGTACTCGGAACGCAATTTTCGGCAGCTGATGTTGTTTTTGGTGGTTTGTTGGACTTTTCTATACTGTTTAAGTGGTATGAAGCGTCGCCTAAAGTAGCCGATTATGTTGAGCGCATTAGACAGCGACCAGCCTATAGACAAACGCATCAAACATTTTTAGACATGTCGCAAGTGAATTAAATACTTAGGTTCAAACACGTAAAACATACCTCAATACTACGAAAAAAAGCCAGCGGTTAGGCTGGCTTTTTATCAACAACCCTAAGTAACATTACTTTTTGGTTTCTTCACTTTTAGCTTTAGGGAAATCTAGACCTGTCCATGCTTTAAAAAATGCTTTCTGTTGTTCACTAGCGTCTTTCATCGCTTGAACTTTTAATTCACCTTTTGGTATCGATGCTAATTTAACGTTTTTAGTCGTTAACTGATCACGCCTAAAGAAAGTAAAAGTAACCTCGGTTTCTGGTTTGAAGTTTTTCAAACGCTTTTTCAAGTCTTTATCAGCAATTCGTAAGCCATCAACCGCAACGATAATGTCATCCGTAGTAAAGCCAGCTTCCCAAGCTGGGCTGCCTTTTTCTACTGACGTTACTAGTAGACCATTACTGTGTGACTTTGTGCTCATGCCTGCCCATGCTTGTTTTTTATCTTCTTTACCGTAACTAATTTCTAAACCTGCTTTAGCTAAAAGCTTGTCAAAATCAGGCTTAGCATAGCCATCTACGTTGGTTTTCCACCATGATTGATAGTCATTACCTGTTACCTTGTTCAATACCGTTAACATGTCTTGGTCATTAAACGTTTTAGGTATGCTATATTCTTTGTACAGCACATCATGTACATTGCGGTAACTTTTCTGCAGTTGTGTCTTTTCTAAGATATCGAAGTCCAACATCCACGACACCAAAAAGCCTTCTGAATAAATATTAACGCTATGGTTTTTCGCGTAGTCGCCCCCTTCACTAATCCATTTATCAAAGCTCGCTTGTGCTACAGATTGAGCATCACGACCTGGTTTATGTTTAAAGCCAGTAATACGCTTAGATAGATTCTTCAACCACTCTTTAGTCGTCATTAATTCACCACGCATAAGCAATTGATTTTGCAAATAACTGGTTGAACCTTCAGAAAGCCATAATAAATTAGAGTAGTTTTCATTTTGATAATCGTAAGGAACTAAGCCCTCAGGACGATATTGTTTTACGTTCCAGGTATGAACAAACTCGTGCGCTGCAGTGCCTAAAAATTGTAAATAGTCTTTTCGTTCAGAAAAGCTATAACGTGAACGTTGAATAATCGTCGAATTGAGGTGCTCAGTTGCACCACGAGCACCACTGGTAGCATGCACCATAAAGACATATCGTTCGAACGGATAATCAGACCAAATGGTATTACCTTGCGCAACTAAGACTTTTAGATCTTTAACCATTTTTTCACTGTCATAGTTACCCTTACCCCAAATGACAAGTTCATATTCACGACCATCGACCGTAAATGCATGAAATTCATTGATACCGGTTTCAATTGGAGAGTCTATTAGTACATCATAGTCACTAGCAATAAATTGATGTGGATTTTCTCCACTCGTTAAGCCTGAAACACTACGCCAGTTCTTAGGTGTGGTTAATTGAATCGTATGTTTATCGTCTCGTGACTCTTCAGTGTACATAATGACACCTGATGCATCTAAAAACGCATGACTATCATCTACATGGCGAGTTCTGTAACCTAACTGATTGGAATATACTTGATAACTAACTTCCACACCGTTTTTTAAGTCACCCGTTAATCGCCAAGTGTCTTTGTCAATTTTTTGCCAAGCAATACTATCGCCTTCAACTGAGAATTCACGAATGCCATTGGCTAAATTAAGAATTTCATAGCGCCCTGTACGCCACGTAGGAAGTTTCAAATCAACGGTCTTTTTTACCGATTCAGGTAATGTCATGGTGACATTTGCGTAATGGTGTTCAGCGTTGCTTAAGTCAATATCAACTTTCACATCTGCTAACGCATTCATCGATAGAAAAGCCATTGAAGCAAATGTTAAAGAAGAAACATGGTGAGAAAATTTTTGCATAAAGGATAAGTATTCACTAAATCTAAAGGTGCCGATAGTTTACCTATTTGGTATACAATTTCCACGCTATCAATAAAATTAATCGCTAACAAGTGTAAACAAAACACTCATTAGCTTTAGTGAATAAAAATTAAAAAATATAGGATTAGTCAATTTCAGCATCATTTGTTTTTCTTGAACTCATCATAGCGTTTAGTTTTTCTCCGCCTTTGATGCCAAAATCCAGTGTTCTGATTGGAAATGGTATTGAAACATCAGCTGACGCTAACGCATGTTTTATCTCAGTTACAGCTATATGACGTGCTTGCATAAAACTCGTTTTCCCTGGGTAATCAATCCAAAACCATACCAGTAATTTAATACTACTTTCATCGAAACCTTCAGCATAAACAGCAGTTTCTTGCTTCTTAATTACAAAGTCGCATTGATTCAAATGTTTAACGATAGCTTCTGTCGCTTTTTCAATGTC containing:
- a CDS encoding extracellular solute-binding protein, which gives rise to MQRRTFLQTLSLASLAGTIPSISFNTFANTLSGESVKDLPPLQGELTLYLGRGEGGLYEDVLNAIKKRNPEFTLKIRRGPTAALANMLLAEAKAGVSRADLFWAVDSGAIGQVANAGLAKPLPAEIMQQFSPEFRFNNWAPVSGRIRTLPYNPSKVGNKQLPKSIMELPNCDLSIAWAPAYASFQSFVTAMRLIEGEEATLQWLTAMKRKARKYAGELGVVMAVERGEADIGLANHYYTLRLKAGKPDANLQLAFTNNDAGCLVNASGVISLTENKTAVDFIRYLLTTEVQTYLANEAYEIPLAGNVVPPRGIPALDKISPPQIDLTKLADLRPTLSLIRKAGVL
- a CDS encoding ABC transporter permease; the encoded protein is MNTWPKSYIVAALIAATALFPVGVLLSLAADSTQVFDAYNIQVLVNTVLLMLITACGAVLLGVPLAILLTYVQIPWKKFWLVLLAAPLAMPSYLGAFTFYAAFGYSGEISQLTGIETPTFEGLFGASVIMILYTYPFVLLSTRAALSSLDASQVYAARTLGMSLFKSLWHIALPRVANGIAAGALLASLYALSDFGTPAFMGLDTFTRVIYVEYNAFGLSQAAMLSLQLLVIVALVLYLESRVKGSQEPPGRHLLFWPNKKQTLLMITAIIPVILLAIVLPIGIFSLWLWRDGLGNFELAYAWHSAQASMLAAAAAMIIALPLAHASLRGKAGRLMERIVFVGFGIPGIVMGTALVYVGLQLPFLYQTLGLLVVAYLLRFLPLAIGSIRTATENLDTTTVNAARILGASPNEAFRRITLPLTMRGVIAGGALVFLEAMRELPATLLLGPTGYETLATYLWRVYEAGYFGLAAIPGLLLIFISALGLILMLTGERFNDLELNKESKAR
- a CDS encoding ABC transporter ATP-binding protein translates to MIEVTDLGVNYGENTVIEDLSFSLAHKEILMLVGPTGCGKSTILKAIAGLLPISSGQISHGNWVATAKHHIAPEKRKLGMVFQDFALFPHLTVLENVSFRLKSLDKAEHWLNMLGLSNFKDVKPNQLSGGQKQRVALARTLAHEPELVLLDEPLSSLDAALKDELRWEIRYALKKAGVPAIWVTHDQEEALSIGDKVGVLQQGKLAQLSDPQTCYARPADRFVARFLGDANFIQGNYSNVEHVVTSVMGKSFVHSTDNLDKNVELLVRPEELTLQSNENGIGTIVWSRFEGKSRLFLVELATGERLRVRERNTLQLETGQRVSLAIRTTTKLNAYNLNK
- a CDS encoding helix-turn-helix transcriptional regulator, translated to MTNTSFEHRTERRNRLIGLLRSEEHWKTSQLREQLGISQRTLMREIAELRAAGYPIDSDRGRGGGIRLNGRWGIERLQLNHQEVVELILSLAIMESLNSPLLTNNLKAIKQKLFQAFPEKQRSAVSNIRKRIMLGDNAGANVVSHYSAPESYISERVATSFLQRKSLSIEYTSEAGINTQREIEAQFILLNWPIWYIIAWDHLRNASRVFRIDRIKGAHLTERVFQLRPKHMFTDVCIPFYHSI
- a CDS encoding glutathione S-transferase family protein — its product is MKHYFNSMSRGITTDWMLKELDVQHEQVIVDFERGENNLPAFRKINPMGKLPALVDGDTIITEVAAICTYLADKYPEKKLAPEIGTTARGTYYRYLFVTGNTLEPAFSLAAYDMEHPAPNTVSWGDMPRILATIEAMTPESDWVLGTQFSAADVVFGGLLDFSILFKWYEASPKVADYVERIRQRPAYRQTHQTFLDMSQVN
- a CDS encoding M61 family metallopeptidase, producing the protein MQKFSHHVSSLTFASMAFLSMNALADVKVDIDLSNAEHHYANVTMTLPESVKKTVDLKLPTWRTGRYEILNLANGIREFSVEGDSIAWQKIDKDTWRLTGDLKNGVEVSYQVYSNQLGYRTRHVDDSHAFLDASGVIMYTEESRDDKHTIQLTTPKNWRSVSGLTSGENPHQFIASDYDVLIDSPIETGINEFHAFTVDGREYELVIWGKGNYDSEKMVKDLKVLVAQGNTIWSDYPFERYVFMVHATSGARGATEHLNSTIIQRSRYSFSERKDYLQFLGTAAHEFVHTWNVKQYRPEGLVPYDYQNENYSNLLWLSEGSTSYLQNQLLMRGELMTTKEWLKNLSKRITGFKHKPGRDAQSVAQASFDKWISEGGDYAKNHSVNIYSEGFLVSWMLDFDILEKTQLQKSYRNVHDVLYKEYSIPKTFNDQDMLTVLNKVTGNDYQSWWKTNVDGYAKPDFDKLLAKAGLEISYGKEDKKQAWAGMSTKSHSNGLLVTSVEKGSPAWEAGFTTDDIIVAVDGLRIADKDLKKRLKNFKPETEVTFTFFRRDQLTTKNVKLASIPKGELKVQAMKDASEQQKAFFKAWTGLDFPKAKSEETKK